From Camelina sativa cultivar DH55 chromosome 7, Cs, whole genome shotgun sequence, one genomic window encodes:
- the LOC104701213 gene encoding glutamine synthetase cytosolic isozyme 1-2-like isoform X3, which yields MSLLADLVNLDLSDNTEKIIAEYIWVGGSGMDMRSKARTLSGPVTDPSKLPKWNYDGSSTGQAPGQDSEVILFPQAIFKDPFRRGNNILVMCDAYTPAGEPIPTNKRHAAAEIFSNPDVVAEVPWYGIEQEYTLLQKDVNWPLGWPIGGYPGPQGPYYCSIGADKSFGRDIVDAHYKACLYAGINISGINGEVMPGQWEFQVGPSVGISAADEVWIARYILERITEIAGVVVSFDPKPIPGDWNGAGAHTNYSTKTMREEGGYEVIKKAIEKLGLRHKEHIAAYGEGNERRLTGHHETADINTFLWGVANRGASIRVGRDTEKEGKGYFEDRRPSSNMDPYIVTSMIAETTLLWNP from the exons ATGAGTCTTCTTGCAGATCTTGTTAACCTTGACCTCTCAGACAACACTGAGAAGATCATCGCTGAATACATATG gGTTGGTGGTTCTGGTATGGACATGAGAAGCAAAGCCAGG ACTCTCTCTGGACCTGTGACCGATCCATCGAAGCTTCCGAAATGGAACTATGATGGTTCAAGCACTGGTCAAGCTCCTGGTCAAGACAGTGAAGTGATCTTATT CCCTCAAGCAATTTTCAAAGATCCATTCCGTAGAGGCAACAACATTCTT GTTATGTGTGATGCTTACACTCCTGCGGGCGAACCAATCCCTACGAACAAGAGACATGCTGCAGCTGAGATCTTTTCAAACCCTGATGTTGTAGCTGAAGTGCCATG GTATGGAATCGAACAAGAATACACTTTGTTGCAGAAGGATGTGAACTGGCCTCTTGGATGGCCCATTGGTGGCTACCCTGGCCCTCAG GGACCATACTACTGCAGTATTGGAGCTGACAAGTCTTTTGGAAGAGACATTGTTGATGCTCACTACAAGGCTTGTTTGTATGCTGGAATCAACATCAGTGGGATCAATGGAGAAGTCATGCCGGGTCAG TGGGAGTTCCAAGTCGGCCCATCGGTTGGTATCTCAGCTGCTGATGAAGTGTGGATCGCTCGTTACATTTTGGAG aggatCACTGAGATTGCTGGTGTGGTTGTATCTTTCGACCCGAAACCTATTCCTGGTGACTGGAACGGAGCTGGTGCTCACACCAATTACAG tactAAAACGATGAGGGAAGAAGGAGGATACGAGGTGATCAAGAAAGCGATCGAGAAGCTCGGACTGAGACACAAGGAGCACATTGCTGCTTACGGTGAAGGCAACGAGCGCCGTCTTACTGGACACCATGAAACTGCTGACATTAACACTTTCCTTTGG GGTGTTGCAAACCGTGGAGCATCGATCCGAGTAGGACGTGATACTGAGAAAGAAGGGAAAGGATACTTTGAGGATAGAAGGCCATCTTCAAACATGGATCCTTACATTGTTACTTCCATGATTGCAGAGACCACACTCCTCTGGAACCCTTGA
- the LOC104701213 gene encoding glutamine synthetase cytosolic isozyme 1-2-like isoform X4, with product MSLLADLVNLDLSDNTEKIIAEYIWVGGSGMDMRSKARTLSGPVTDPSKLPKWNYDGSSTGQAPGQDSEVILFPQAIFKDPFRRGNNILVMCDAYTPAGEPIPTNKRHAAAEIFSNPDVVAEVPWYGIEQEYTLLQKDVNWPLGWPIGGYPGPQGPYYCSIGADKSFGRDIVDAHYKACLYAGINISGINGEVMPGQWEFQVGPSVGISAADEVWIARYILERITEIAGVVVSFDPKPIPGDWNGAGAHTNYRKKGKDTLRIEGHLQTWILTLLLP from the exons ATGAGTCTTCTTGCAGATCTTGTTAACCTTGACCTCTCAGACAACACTGAGAAGATCATCGCTGAATACATATG GGTTGGTGGTTCTGGTATGGACATGAGAAGCAAAGCCAGG ACTCTCTCTGGACCTGTGACCGATCCATCGAAGCTTCCGAAATGGAACTATGATGGTTCAAGCACTGGTCAAGCTCCTGGTCAAGACAGTGAAGTGATCTTATT CCCTCAAGCAATTTTCAAAGATCCATTCCGTAGAGGCAACAACATTCTT GTTATGTGTGATGCTTACACTCCTGCGGGCGAACCAATCCCTACGAACAAGAGACATGCTGCAGCTGAGATCTTTTCAAACCCTGATGTTGTAGCTGAAGTGCCATG GTATGGAATCGAACAAGAATACACTTTGTTGCAGAAGGATGTGAACTGGCCTCTTGGATGGCCCATTGGTGGCTACCCTGGCCCTCAG GGACCATACTACTGCAGTATTGGAGCTGACAAGTCTTTTGGAAGAGACATTGTTGATGCTCACTACAAGGCTTGTTTGTATGCTGGAATCAACATCAGTGGGATCAATGGAGAAGTCATGCCGGGTCAG TGGGAGTTCCAAGTCGGCCCATCGGTTGGTATCTCAGCTGCTGATGAAGTGTGGATCGCTCGTTACATTTTGGAG aggatCACTGAGATTGCTGGTGTGGTTGTATCTTTCGACCCGAAACCTATTCCTGGTGACTGGAACGGAGCTGGTGCTCACACCAATTACAG AAAGAAGGGAAAGGATACTTTGAGGATAGAAGGCCATCTTCAAACATGGATCCTTACATTGTTACTTCCATGA
- the LOC104701213 gene encoding glutamine synthetase cytosolic isozyme 1-2-like isoform X1 produces MSLLADLVNLDLSDNTEKIIAEYIWVGGSGMDMRSKARTLSGPVTDPSKLPKWNYDGSSTGQAPGQDSEVILFPQAIFKDPFRRGNNILVMCDAYTPAGEPIPTNKRHAAAEIFSNPDVVAEVPWYGIEQEYTLLQKDVNWPLGWPIGGYPGPQGPYYCSIGADKSFGRDIVDAHYKACLYAGINISGINGEVMPGQWEFQVGPSVGISAADEVWIARYILERITEIAGVVVSFDPKPIPGDWNGAGAHTNYSTKTMREEGGYEVIKKAIEKLGLRHKEHIAAYGEGNERRLTGHHETADINTFLWGVANRGASIRVGRDTEKEGKGYFEDRRPSSNMDPYIVTSMIAETTLLWNP; encoded by the exons ATGAGTCTTCTTGCAGATCTTGTTAACCTTGACCTCTCAGACAACACTGAGAAGATCATCGCTGAATACATATG GGTTGGTGGTTCTGGTATGGACATGAGAAGCAAAGCCAGG ACTCTCTCTGGACCTGTGACCGATCCATCGAAGCTTCCGAAATGGAACTATGATGGTTCAAGCACTGGTCAAGCTCCTGGTCAAGACAGTGAAGTGATCTTATT CCCTCAAGCAATTTTCAAAGATCCATTCCGTAGAGGCAACAACATTCTT GTTATGTGTGATGCTTACACTCCTGCGGGCGAACCAATCCCTACGAACAAGAGACATGCTGCAGCTGAGATCTTTTCAAACCCTGATGTTGTAGCTGAAGTGCCATG GTATGGAATCGAACAAGAATACACTTTGTTGCAGAAGGATGTGAACTGGCCTCTTGGATGGCCCATTGGTGGCTACCCTGGCCCTCAG GGACCATACTACTGCAGTATTGGAGCTGACAAGTCTTTTGGAAGAGACATTGTTGATGCTCACTACAAGGCTTGTTTGTATGCTGGAATCAACATCAGTGGGATCAATGGAGAAGTCATGCCGGGTCAG TGGGAGTTCCAAGTCGGCCCATCGGTTGGTATCTCAGCTGCTGATGAAGTGTGGATCGCTCGTTACATTTTGGAG aggatCACTGAGATTGCTGGTGTGGTTGTATCTTTCGACCCGAAACCTATTCCTGGTGACTGGAACGGAGCTGGTGCTCACACCAATTACAG tactAAAACGATGAGGGAAGAAGGAGGATACGAGGTGATCAAGAAAGCGATCGAGAAGCTCGGACTGAGACACAAGGAGCACATTGCTGCTTACGGTGAAGGCAACGAGCGCCGTCTTACTGGACACCATGAAACTGCTGACATTAACACTTTCCTTTGG GGTGTTGCAAACCGTGGAGCATCGATCCGAGTAGGACGTGATACTGAGAAAGAAGGGAAAGGATACTTTGAGGATAGAAGGCCATCTTCAAACATGGATCCTTACATTGTTACTTCCATGATTGCAGAGACCACACTCCTCTGGAACCCTTGA